GCGTGCACGGCTCATCATACCCTGGCCCACTTGAAGAGGTGGACCCTGGCACGGTTCATTTGGACTTGGGCAGCGTACACATCAGGTGTGATCGCTAACCGTGCCCAAGCACAAAACTCAGAACGTTATGAGGTGCACGTTTCAATTTATTTGAGAATATGCGGGTTAACAACGGGTCTAGTTCTCACCTTATTGATGAACAAAAAATGTATTTGGCGAGCAAAGGTTCAAATTCCTCCCTCAATGTCACCTACCTCTGCAAAAACCTTGTTATGCATGCAGTATGATTTACTGAAAATCTCTGCACTGCATAATTGATAAATCTGTACAGTATGCGAGCGGGCCGTGTGTCACCATGCCCAAAACAACTCTAAGTAAGCCATGTCAAAACAGGCTCCATCATGCTATGCAAGAGCACTTTTCTTCAAAACAAAAAGCTGCATAATGATGATGTAAGTGCACTCTGGCCTGGAACAAAGTGGGCACGTGCCAATGGGGGAGCAGGACAGCCATACTCGGGCACGGTACAAGGCAACCGTGCCTAGTGTGAGTACACCCTTAAATGAATTAAACCAGACAGGGAGTAAGAACGCAGTTCCAATCTCTCAATATTTACAACGTTCAACCATGACAATGTAACGTTTAACGTATGGGCAGTGTGTGTTTAAGACTTGCCTGATTGCATGTCCAAAGCTGCCTGAAGTTTGGGTGGACAGTAGATGGCATTGGCTGTAGTCCTGGCAGACGTAAGGGCAGCTCTGGCCTTGGGCAGGTTACTCAGTGCATGATAGGTTTTACTCTCAAGAAGCTGGACTTCCACAAGTAAAGCTTTGTCATCCATCTTCTTCAGCTCCTGGAGTAACTGGGAGCCTAAAAAACAATTCAACAGATTATCCATCTAATACATCTAATTTTCAATCACACTTCAATTCTTCGCCACATCAGTTTTGCAAAGAACGATACATTTATTGTTCTTTAGATTGAACCAGCTCTGTGATTCATTACTAAATGTTCATAAAGAAATTTTGAATCATACACAGGGAAAGGTGTGGTAATATCTAACGCTTGCCCAAGTGCAAAAGCTACAAAATCAAATGTGTCAATCAAACCACATGGCGGGGGGGGACTTTGTCAAATAACTCACCCAACTGCAAAGCCTCCTGGTACCTCTTAGTGTCGAAATAAAGTGAGATCAAACGTGCCTATTGGACAAAATGGATGCATCACATTTAAGTTTCATTTTCTCACTTTCTTACACTACTGCTCATCCATACAGTCTCTTTTAATGTCCAAGTGGATATAGCAAACACAATTACCTCAAGAGCCTGTCGGAGAAATGTCCTTTTCTCAGCTTTGGCCCACTCAATGCACTCCAGACACAGCTCAACCTCCTGTCCTGTGGCTGCCTCCATATCCAGGAAAAGATCCAACAACGAGCGTACCAGTCGTGCCGCCTTTGCCTTGCTTATGGAGATCAGGAAGGGTCTGACAAACTTCAGGAGCCCTCCAAGCTCTGGAAAACAAAGTATAACCACATTATAGAGATGCTCAAACAAGGGATCTTAATTACACTGTGTGGTGATGACCGACACTGGCATGAAACACTGCACCAAAATTAGATTAGACTCAATATTTTTCAGATCTGATCTATTTTATGGAGTAAACGCATCAACTGACAACCCAGATCTTGACACAACCTGTCTTAAAGCAGCGCTGATGTTTTGCACAACTTGGCATCAGAAGCTTGCAGAGCGTCAGCTTAGTTACGGCAACAGTATCAGTATCGGCCAACGCATAGTGATCCGACACCGGTATTGGACTGAAAGTGGAAAAAGTGCATCCCTAATGCTAAGACATGGCAAAAACTAACAGTAGGACTGATGTCCAGGGTTGTTTTAACACAACTGAGATGATCATGTGTTGATTGCAGGATGAGGAAACTTACCTGCAGCTTGCCCTGTCTTAGCCAGGAGAGTGCCAAGCTCCAGGATGCTCTGTTCTTTGACACGCACGGCCTCTTCATCATCCTGTTGAACATCTCGCCTGACTGAGGAAACATCATGCACAGATTAGGTGCTTAACAGCATCATATGCATAGCTGAAAGAATAACGTAAGCAAATCAAGCAAACAACAATAACCTGTCTGCACACAACTTTAAGTACACCAGGCTCAAACTTTAGCAGTGATAAATGCTAAAACAGGAAAGAGTACAAATAAGGTTGCGTTTAAGGTACTGCACAGCCAGAGAACCACGGTTTGGCTCTTGCGCAAAAACCTTAACTATTGGGTTTTTGTTTTCATGATTACAATTTCAGCCAAACTAGTGAGGTTTGAACTGGAGATGCTTGAATTAACAAGTAATTTAGCTCACAAGTTAAAGATGAGAAACTGTAAGAGCAATCCTCTAGTCTGTCAATATTAGTAAACTATAATCAGTTAGCTAGTTAATTCAGGGACATTAGCATTAACTAGCTAACATCTACTTTACTGGCTTAATAGGGTTTATGTGAAAGAAATAGAATAGCGTTTTCTATAAACATGTTAAACTCCATGTAGTGACATTAGCATGACAAACTAAAGACCAAAAGCAAGAAACAAACCTAAGCACACGCAAAGCCACCGTTACTCAGCCGTGTTACTAATTCAGGATTCCCGCTGGCGCTCGTCACTGACGAACATAATTCATTAGTGACTAAGAGAAAATTATGAGATGTACGTCATGATtgtcataagtcatcttttctagaTATCCATCCACAAATCCCTCTGTTTGCCGAACCCCAGCGAAGAGACagcgggaagccagagtgtaaacaatgagcacatgcttgtgaccaataaaaaaaaaaaaaaaaatcgactacACAATGACCAAACGGGCGCCAaacttttgaccaataacaacgtgaactagaaaagcactgagagcgcagacctccgccaagaatcctttaaaaaattctgggatccagacggtgatccggatcaccgccaaaatttaatggattgttacttgtgcccagtcacacctctgaaaaaaatttcagagcaatccattcataactttttccgtaatgttgctaacagacaaaccaacaaacaaacaaaccaacgctaccgaaaacataacctccttggcggaggtaataattaatcagcctggtgtggtggtgtaattatctctgcgtgaaccaaacaacGGTGCAGTCTAAACTGGTGAAGTTTTTTGGGGcttgcttcttcaagcactgaagattatTTAAGGGCTGAAAGAGCCATGAGGACGGCACACTCAGAACCccagcacatcagacagtgtcaggaatacaggggtcggtaaaaatcaGCAAAGTGAAAGTGCCGTCAGCCAGCAAACGACTGAAGGGCTCTATGTTCCATGCAGCATGACGTGTTTGCGTTCACCACGGGAACTCGtgtcgtcacacacacacacacaaaaaaaggactaatagaaaacaactgacttggatgtcatctgggattttgaatgttataataatgtagcttagaactGGTGTCTTTGTGGCCCTAAAGGAGAtatgatatatttttattaaactgacgATACATTTTACGAGTGATATTAAGTCAATTGaccatgcctcagtttcctgacaTTATGGATGTTGATAACTTGATcataaggagacagaaactgaagtgaagtaaaaagagcagtgcaaaaatcagtaataaagatgtcataacctttgaatgcGTGTGTGATGATGATATCTTGTaaaaagttagatataacctccccagggcggcacggtggtgtagtggttagcgctgtcgcctcacagcaagaaggtccgggttcgagccccgtggccggcgagggcctttctgtgcggagtttgcatgttctccccgtgtccgcgtgggtttcctccgggtgctccggtttcccccacagtccaaagacatgcaggttaggttagccggtgactctaaattgaccgtaggtgtgaacgagagagatgacctggcgacttgtccagggtgcccgtagtcagctgggataggctccagcttgcccgcgaccctgtagaacaggataaagcggctagagataatgagacgagatgagataacctccctttaaataaataaatacatacaagccccaggaaaacttgacCGAGTCCTGGGTGTTTTAACTGCTAACGGTATGATGTAAAACGCCGTGTGGTTGTGTTCGGTCCATAAATTGACGGGAAAATTGGATTCCTTCACTGTTTGTTGTTCCCAGACTTTTCGTGATTCTGTTAAATTGTAAATCAAGTAAGGACTAAAAGGGAGTCTTATATAATGCATATAATAATTATTCAACAACAGTGATCGTATTCTACCACTGAAAAATTAGAGAAATGCAACCTAGCATAACAATCAAGTCATAAAAATTCATAGTCGATACGTGAACAATTAATGAACtttgattccttcactgttggttgttcccagactcttcgtgattctgttcaattgtaaatcaagtaaaggctaaagggaggtcttttgaataattccatgctaaaacaaccttcagtaagctcaaactaaaagaggttTATTTGAGCCTGATGGTGCACAGGGGGCACAAAATCAGGTCTCTCTTatcagaggctggagtggagcccacaTTTTATATGGAATAGAGAGGCCTAGCTGGATCTGTACAAACatctgaattgtgccagtttgattGGTATAAACATGCATTAAGTTCACTATGATAAGTcggtaactaaaaaaaaaaaaaaaacagactaagGAAAAGTGAATacttattttactttatttttccaaggaaagaaaaaaaagtgttgaatatttttcagaacgctGCTAATTAACGTTAAACTTGAACTAAACCGCTGACTAACGCTCGCTGTGCAAGTCGCGCTAAAACTAATCTCTGCTGTTGATGTTCTCTAGCGCAAATCTAAAATGGTAGCTAGGTAGCtaactagccagctagctaacgaGCTAAATCAGAATGCGagaacatcctctctctctctgtctctagacCCCGGTGGACTAGAAGTTGATTAACTAGCTAATATGGTTTCACTTGGACACCCAGTCAGCCATGAGAAAAACCAAAACGCCAGAGAGAAAAGCATTTACATCATTACGTCAATAAAAGGAAAGCGTTTGCTCTTTTGCTTTCAGGTTACACAGCGTTAGCTAAATCTCATCTGTCATCGCGGCCTTGACCAGTGCGCTGGCTGGTTAGCATAGCAGGCTAAGCTAACGTGCTATACATGCATGACTCGGTGAAGCGCTCCACCAAGCTAAGTCTGTTAGCATGATTATAGCGGCTACACAGTGCAGTGAGTCAGCACCGCGGCAGCCGGCTCGCGCCTGGGGAAGGACTGCCTCAAAAACGCTCACTACATGTGTAAATAAAAACACTGAAATATTAAAAAAGCACCTGAAACGGCTTACCTATTGAATGTAAAATATCGATAGACGCGTTTCGGTCCGTACTAATAAGAGACTGAGCTCTCTGAAACTCAACCACTGCCGCAGCTGCCATCTTCCCTATTCAAAACCTGCCTACCCACAAGCCCTTGCGAAAAGCATCACAAATACGTAATTACAAACGAGGGCATTCTGGGACTTGTAGTGCCGCAGGGTTTCACATTGACTCTGCGCCTCCTAGTGCTTTATCACAGTCACTGATCTGTAGGTAAAACCAGATCATAATACTGGTCAATGTGCATCATGCAACCAAATAGAAACAGTGGAACATGTTTTGCTACAGTGTCAAGCTTACAATACAGAAAGAGAAATCCTACTAGAAAGGGTCAAAGCATTAGGATACACAACATTAACAATAGAAGATTTACTTTCCTTTTCCACAGTTAAACCATTAGCATGGATACATATTATGACATTCCTAAAGGCTACTAGGTTATTTGAGAGAATTtaatttcaccttttttttttccacacatagTAAAGTAGGACTAAGCATTGAAATCCCCATTGATGCTCCACACCCAtaacagttggtggcggtaatgcaccatgttggatgccaaccgccaataaacataaagaagaagaagaagaaggtaaaactagatagaacttgacggcggcgatggggacgcctccgcctggtagactacacaccttattaagttgtgatttggggatggacatttgacctcacagtaatcttgacctggtgaaattacttgtagtaGCCTTGGagcatgggtgcagatcccgggggggacatgaccccccccccccccccccccccaatttctgaaaaacatgaattgtcccccccaataaaaatcccctaaattattcaaaattgtacaaacaaatgtattttcagacaaatgattccttgtgcagtactttttgaatgatgtggtgagcctctacgaagttgtgatttatggttgcatggtatgagttgcatacgggcaaaaaaaaaaaaaatcacttttgtgtccccccaatcctgacatcggatctgcacccctgccttggagatattgtgttcacaaggttttcggacagacatttgacctcacagagaccttgaccttagaccttttgatctcaaaatctaatcagtttatctttgtccccaaatgcacaaatggtgaaagtttggtgaaattccttcgatctgccttggagatattgtgttcacaacgttctcggacagacatttgacctcacagtgaccttgaccttagaccttttgatctcaaaatctaataattttgtctttgtccccaaatgcacaaatggtgaaagtttggtgaaattccttcgatctgtcttggagatattgtgttcacaaggttctcggacagacatttgacttcacagtgaccgtgaccttagaccttttgatctcaaaatctaatcaggtcAAGTTTGTCCCAAAGAGCACAAATGattaaagtttggtgaaattcctttcatatgcctttgagatatcgcgttcacaaggtttcaggacggacacctcacggacgcacgcacgcacggacagacggacaacccgaaaacataatgcctcctgcaccttacggtggtggaggcataaaaatatCTGGATGGCTCATCACCTATTCCCCGCTGTACAGACGAGTGAAGCCacctggccgccatattaccacgtaCATCGTgtgtatttggtttgtgtgttaaagcgttataaccgatcaaatttgcctcaagaaaagtatttcctgacttttcgttacctcctcttattttctcaactttacccccattcctaACATTTCTTTATAGAGCTCCCCTTattgttttttcccttttccagttcagtctcagtgtagtggttagcactgttgcctcacagcaagaaggtcttgggttcgagcccagtggccaacgagggcatttctgtgtggagttttcatgttctccccgtgtctgtttgggtttcctccaggtgctctggtttcccccacagtccaaaggttaggttaattggtggctc
Above is a genomic segment from Neoarius graeffei isolate fNeoGra1 chromosome 14, fNeoGra1.pri, whole genome shotgun sequence containing:
- the psmd11b gene encoding 26S proteasome non-ATPase regulatory subunit 11B, with translation MAAAAVVEFQRAQSLISTDRNASIDILHSIVRRDVQQDDEEAVRVKEQSILELGTLLAKTGQAAELGGLLKFVRPFLISISKAKAARLVRSLLDLFLDMEAATGQEVELCLECIEWAKAEKRTFLRQALEARLISLYFDTKRYQEALQLGSQLLQELKKMDDKALLVEVQLLESKTYHALSNLPKARAALTSARTTANAIYCPPKLQAALDMQSGIIHAAEEKDWKTAYSYFFEAFEGYDSIDSPRAITALKYMLLCKIMLNLPEEVQALISGKLALRYAGRQTDALKCVAQASKNRSLADFEKALTEYTKELRDDPIINTHLAKLYDNLLEQNLIRVIEPFSRVQITHISDLIKLSKGDVERKLSQMILDKKFHGILDQGEGVLIIFEEPPVDKTYEAALETIQNMSKVVDSLYNKAKKLT